The Erigeron canadensis isolate Cc75 chromosome 1, C_canadensis_v1, whole genome shotgun sequence genome segment CctgattttatataaaatgtcaCCATATGATAAAATGACGTAAAGAAACACATAATGCTACACAGAAACACATAACACGGCAGTGATGAACATCTGTATGTGCAtttttacatgtattaataaaCACACTATCTTGAAGGTTTTGTTTTTCAGATTTGATAGCTATATTGCATTTCTAAAAAAGATATAAGCAAACCTGAAGATCTGATATAGTTATAAATTTGTATAAGTTAATCTAATCGTGAATTCAAATAGCTCGAGTAAAGAGGGTTGCAACCACTTGCAAGGTCTTGGGGGCAGAGCACCCCTTGTAACGGCCAGTTTGGATGCCAGTCGATTAGTAGGGTCAAAAGTACCATGTCAGCAAGTGGGGAAATCGCTGATTAACGTGTGTTCAATGAGAAATCAGGGTGCTAATTACTCTAGTAAGCAATAACCTAAGTTTAATCAAGTACCAAACAAATCAGCCAGTCAGTTGGTCACTCATCCTAATAAGTGACCAACATAATCAGTGACCACTCTCATTTTCAGCCCACTTGTAACCCTTTGTAAGTActttgttaaaaataatttttagacAATTTTAACTGATATCTTTTAGAGACTTTGGGTACTCAATAgtcaatatatatgaaatatataacaTGATGTTTTGTTACTGCAATGATGTTCTTGATAATCATGTTCTTAATCTTACTGCCAAAAGATGAAAATATAACACACTTTATATACTATTCCAAGACAAAATTCGTGTAACCCAAAATGTACATGatcatcaaaataaataaatgaaaaataatcacACGATTAGAATTGACACTCGATCATTGAAATCACATATACACGACTCCACCAACACTATATTATGGCCATCATGTTTACAAGTATATGCTGAacttaaaatttctttttaaataaaaaaagcttTAATACATTCAAACTTCCATATTAAGTATCaaaattttttactaaattttgttatcttgtTATTAGAAAATCGAGCTTATAATCTATACATTATCACAATAAACCATCTTCGATCATTTAATTTGACATAAACAATATTTCATAATAATTTGTTGATCAATATTTATCGCCTAAAATTATAACATCTAATGTGTAAGTAAGTGTATATATGATACTCTTTATTGAATCATGCGAATGAATAGTCCGCTATGGCGCTATATATGTGCCAATATATATGCTCAAATCTCAACCTAAGTAAACATCTATCAAAAGAAAACTATTTGATTCTCCTTCTTTTACAAGTTTTGAGCTTAACTTAACAGCCTTTATAGTCGCGTATCCATTGGCACCTTCATATATCCCTGTGCCACCAATGATCGCGACATGAGACTCAGAATCTATATCCGCTTGATGCAATCCAAAAAACCTTAATCCATCTTTATAATCATTGTCAGCAAAGCTTATCGTCATTGCCATCATTTGGCTTTCCTTGCTGCCAATATACATTCCTTTGGCTTTTCCAAGTAAAGTCATCCCGTAAAGATTTGTTTTCTCTAACAAGTCAACGTCAATAACATAAACCATGCCAAACTCCAATTCTTCTTGAAGAATAGTGGAAGCTGAAAAACTTATCCCATGTAAGCCAAAAGATTGACTTGGGATGGAGTTGTAGTCAGAAACCGGGATTCCTCCAATAGGCGGAAAGAGCCCAATTGGTTTCGAGAAGGGTATGGGTTGAGAATTGACATTATTTGTTGGTGTGGTAATAGGAGGGTGTTGTGGGTTGGAGTACTTTAGTACATTTGGCATGTAAAAGGTCATTGTTTTGTGACCGGTTCGTGGTGATGGTTGTGGCGTTGGCGATAGACCTCCAAGGGTTCGGGCCGAAAATGTTTGGATGATGGTTGTGAAGAGTATTAGGAAGAAATAAGCTAGAGTTGTTAAGTTGGAAGGGGGTTTGGGCAGTTCCATGGAGAGGCCAAGAGGCTTTTTTGTAAACTGTTTGTAGATTCATAAATAAGTGATAATAAATCATTATTTGGAGATGTTTATAGTGGTTTTGGTATCAATAATTGAAGTGAAGTGGGGTGGTTACTGACTTACTTGGGAGACATGAGTCAAACCAAGCAACCTTTGGCATGTTTGTTTCTTCCTTTAATTTTAGCAGATATTCATAATCTTTATTAATATCTAAACTTCAATtgcattaaattttttaatagttGAAGTAAAATGATGCCTATTGTGCATTTTATAGGTATTAGATAAGTAGATTAGTAATCCGTATACAAACATGGGTGTTCTAAGAAAAAGAACTAGCAAACAACAGATATAATTATTTCTTCCGCTACATTTTAACTGTGATAGTTTAATTGTTAGAAATTGTTTCTTTTAGATTTAGCCGTAAATAACTCTTACGTTTTATATACTC includes the following:
- the LOC122589626 gene encoding dirigent protein 16-like — protein: MTFYMPNVLKYSNPQHPPITTPTNNVNSQPIPFSKPIGLFPPIGGIPVSDYNSIPSQSFGLHGISFSASTILQEELEFGMVYVIDVDLLEKTNLYGMTLLGKAKGMYIGSKESQMMAMTISFADNDYKDGLRFFGLHQADIDSESHVAIIGGTGIYEGANGYATIKAVKLSSKLVKEGESNSFLLIDVYLG